Part of the Scrofimicrobium sp. R131 genome is shown below.
CCGATGGTCTGAATCAGGGACCGGGTCGAGCGCAGGAAGCCTTCCTTGTCGGCGTCGAGAATCGACACCAGGGAAACCTCGGGCAGGTCCAAACCCTCCCGCAGCAAGTTGATCCCAACCAGGACATCAAACTTGCCCAGGCGGAGCTCCCGCAGCAACTCCACCCGCCGGAGTGTATCCACGTCGGAGTGCAGATACTCCACTCTCACCCCGCGCTCTGCCAGGTAGACCGTCAGCTCTTCCGCCATCTTCTTGGTCAGCGTCGTCACCAGCACCCGCTCATCCCGGTCAACCCGGACCCTAATCTCATCCAGCAGGTCGTCAATCTGTCCTTCGGTTGGCTTCACCACCACCTTCGGGTCGACCAGACCGGTCGGGCGGATGATTTGCTCCACCACGTCGGGGGCTTTGCTCATTTCGTAGGGTCCGGGAGTGGCCGACAGGTAGACGGTCTGACCGATCCGCTCCAGGAACTCCTCCCACCGAAGCGGTCGGTTATCCATCGCTGAGGGCAGGCGGAACCCGTGTTCCACCAGGGTGCGCTTGCGCGACATGTCCCCCTCGAACATGGCCCCGATCTGCGGGACGGTGACGTGAGACTCATCAATAATCAGGACGAAGTCATCCGGGAAGAAGTCCAGCAGTGTGTGCGGGGGCGTGCCGGCCTCACGCCCGTCAATGTGACGGGAGTAGTTCTCAATCCCGGAGCACATTCCCATTTCCCGCAGCATTTCCAAGTCGTAGGTGGTTCGCATCCGGAGGCGCTGAGCCTCCAGCAGCTTGCCCCGCTGCTCAAACCACCGGACCCGCTCTTCCAACTCTTCCTCAATCGAGGCGATGGCGCGCTGCATTCGCTCACGCCCGGCGACGTAGTGGCTGGCCGGAAAGACGTGCACCCGTTTGGTTTCCCTAATCAGTTGCCCGGTCAGGGGGTGCAGCACCGCCAGGGAGTCAACTTCATCCCCAAACAGCTCAATCCGAATGGCCAGTTCCTCATAGACCGGGATGATCTCGATCGTGTCTCCCTGGACCCGGAACGTCCCGCGGGTAAAGGCGATGTCGTTGCGGGAATACTGCATGTCCACAAAAGTGCGCAGCAGCTCATCCCGGTCAATCCGCATCCCCACTTCCAGCTCAATCATCCGAGCCACGTACTCTTCGGGCGTTCCCAAACCGTAGATGCAGGAGACCGAAGACACCACCACGGTGTCTCGCCGGGTCAGCAGCGAGTTGGTGGCCGAGTGGCGGAGCCGTTCCACCTCGTCGTTAATGGATGAGTCCTTCTCAATGAAGGTGTCCGTTTGCGGCACGTAGGCCTCGGGTTGGTAGTAGTCGTAGTAGCTGACGAAGTACTCCACCGCATTGTTCGGCAGCAGGCTGCGAAACTCCGAGGCCAGCTGGGCCGCCAGGGTCTTGTTTGGCTCCATCACCAGCGCCGGACGCTGAATCTGCTCAATCAGCCAGGCCGTGGTGGCCGACTTTCCGGTCCCGGTCGCGCCGAGCAGGACAATGTCCTGTTCCCCCTCGTTGAGCCGACGGGCCAACTCGGCAATGGCCGTCGGCTGGTCCCCCGAGGGCGTGTACTCGGAAATAACCTCGAATGGGTGTTCGTCTGAGCGCAGGATCATAGCCACCAGCCTAGCCACTCACTCCGACAAGTCCATCTCGTCAGCGCTCGGCTAAACCCAGCTCCCGTCCCAGCTCGAGCACCGACCGGTCCAACTGGTCCCGGTCGCCGTCGTTGACCAGCACGAAGTGCGCCAGAGCGCGCCGCTCCTCGTCCGTTGCCTGGGCTTCGATCCGCGCCCGCGCTTCCCGGTTGGGCAGGCCCCGCCGGTGCAGGCGAGCCAGGCGCAGGTCGAGTGGGGCCTCAACCACCACCACGGCGTCAAACTCCCCCTCCATTCCGGTCTCCACCAGAAGCGGGACGTCATAAACCCCAACCTGACCCGGTGCCAGCCCGGCAAACTGCTCGATCTTGGCGGCGGCAATCAGGGGGTGGGTGATTTGCTCCAGTCGGAGCCGAGCCGCGGGATCGTCAAAGACCAATCGGGCCAGGGCAGCGCGGTCCAATTGACCATCCGGCCGCACCACCCCCGTGCCAAACTCGCGGGCCAGCTGCTCCAAGCCGGGGCTTCCCGGAGCCACCACTTCGCGGGCCAACTCGTCGGCGCTCACCACCACTGCCCCGAGCGCACCCAACTGCTCGGCCACCGTCGACTTGCCGGTCCCGATGCCCCCGGTCAAACCAACCAGGTAGGGCTGCCCGGGCTCGGGATGGGAAGGAGGACGAAGACGAAGCAGACTCATCCTCTCATCGTAGTCCGACGGCGTAGGCTGGCGGGCATGGATACCTACGCCCACGGCCATCATCCCAGCGTCGTTCGGTCCCACGCTCGCCGAGGGATCGCCGATTCCGCCGCCTACCTGCTCCCCTCCCTGAGGCCGGGACTGCGGGTCCTGGACGTGGGGTGCGGGCCGGGTTCAATCACCCGCGAGCTGGCCGAGCGTTTCCCC
Proteins encoded:
- the uvrB gene encoding excinuclease ABC subunit UvrB; translated protein: MILRSDEHPFEVISEYTPSGDQPTAIAELARRLNEGEQDIVLLGATGTGKSATTAWLIEQIQRPALVMEPNKTLAAQLASEFRSLLPNNAVEYFVSYYDYYQPEAYVPQTDTFIEKDSSINDEVERLRHSATNSLLTRRDTVVVSSVSCIYGLGTPEEYVARMIELEVGMRIDRDELLRTFVDMQYSRNDIAFTRGTFRVQGDTIEIIPVYEELAIRIELFGDEVDSLAVLHPLTGQLIRETKRVHVFPASHYVAGRERMQRAIASIEEELEERVRWFEQRGKLLEAQRLRMRTTYDLEMLREMGMCSGIENYSRHIDGREAGTPPHTLLDFFPDDFVLIIDESHVTVPQIGAMFEGDMSRKRTLVEHGFRLPSAMDNRPLRWEEFLERIGQTVYLSATPGPYEMSKAPDVVEQIIRPTGLVDPKVVVKPTEGQIDDLLDEIRVRVDRDERVLVTTLTKKMAEELTVYLAERGVRVEYLHSDVDTLRRVELLRELRLGKFDVLVGINLLREGLDLPEVSLVSILDADKEGFLRSTRSLIQTIGRAARNVSGEVHMYADQITDSMREAIDETERRRARQIAYNEERGIDPQPLRKKIADVTDMLAREDIDTQELLAGGYRAGNELSEPAAGAPSIRTQLSAQAEGDLAGLIEQLSAQMHAAADDLQFEVAARLRDEINDLKKELRAMRAAN
- the coaE gene encoding dephospho-CoA kinase, with protein sequence MSLLRLRPPSHPEPGQPYLVGLTGGIGTGKSTVAEQLGALGAVVVSADELAREVVAPGSPGLEQLAREFGTGVVRPDGQLDRAALARLVFDDPAARLRLEQITHPLIAAAKIEQFAGLAPGQVGVYDVPLLVETGMEGEFDAVVVVEAPLDLRLARLHRRGLPNREARARIEAQATDEERRALAHFVLVNDGDRDQLDRSVLELGRELGLAER